TCTTTCTGTCCGATGGCATGTCCGAGTGGAACACCGATATCGACATGGTCATGATCTGCCTTGCCGCCGAGGGGCCAGGAGCCATCACCGCCGAGGGCATCCAGCAAGTTGACAACCTGACCGAGACCCAACTCGGTTGGCTCTCAAGCTCGCTTGCGCAGAACACGGTCTCTGGCGTCGCGAACGAAGGCGGAAATATCGCGCTCTTTGCCCGAGAGGTCAGCCAAAGCAGTCGTGGGCAGGTCATCGCCGCGCTGAAAGAGGTGATCTGGCAGGGACGGTTCCACGTCAAACCCATTGCCTCTTGGGGCGGAAAAATGGCCATCATCTTTAAGGGCGCGCACAGGTCGCGGTCGTTCCTGACAGCTATCTCTTACGGTCTGAACAATGGGAAAATGACCTATATCTCGAGCTATGCCGAGGTGGCCGCGCCCGGCGTTTCGATTGCAGGCAGAGCCGCTGCAGCAGCAAGTGCCGCGTCGAAAGGAAATTTCATCGGCTTTGCTATCGCGGCGGCCTTTGACGTCAATGATTTCATCACGACCGAAGATCCCGAGCAAAACTGGAGCGGCCTTCTGGGCGCTTTGGGCGTCACTTTCGTCAAAGTCTGGATCGCGGGCTTTGTGGGCATCCTCGCGGGGGTCGTTGTCATCGGTATCGCGGCGGCTGCGCCGGTCGCTCTGGTGGTCGGCATCGGCTTGAGCGTCTCGATTTTTGTTGGCTATAAGCTCGATCAATTGGACAATTGGCTGGGGGTGAAGGACAAGGCAAAGAAGATTGGAAATGCTTTTGCCGGGGCGGCCAGTCGCGGCCTGAGAGCCGTCAGCGCCTTCGTCCAGAAAATCGTGACCAGCGGCAAGGGCATCGTCGACGGTTGGTTCGACGAATTCCAGAAAAAGCTGCAGCGCAGTGATCCGACCGGATGGTGCGCGCTGTTTTGTTCCAATCCGATCGATCTGGTCAACGCCTGGCACCGCATGTTTGGTGCGCCTGGCGGCATTCAAGTACCGGGACGCTAGGCATGGCTTCCAAGACAGAGATCACACCGCTCGCAGAGCGCACCAGTATGCTGCGTTTCGCAGGATGGATCCTACTTGGGATCCCGATGATCATCTCATCCTTTGCCTATGCTGCGGAGACGACGCGAGGCTTGGTGATTGGACTGCTGTTCCTGGTGCCTCTGATCGTCTTCGTGTCGCTGTTTCTGAAACTGCGCGATCCGGCGCAGTATCGTCCATCCTTGACCGCCGGACTGGCGCTTGCCAGCATTGTGCTAAGCGGCTTGGCATTCATCCTGCTGCCGATGGCGTTTTTAGCGCCCTCTGACCCGCCGTTCTGGCGATTGTTCCTCCTACAAACGACGCTGCTCGGTGTGGGCTTTCTGTCAGGCCTGATCAAGCATGACGCCAAGGCTTTGGAAAGGAACCAGCGCTCCCGCCACAAAATCGAGCCGGGAGCTGTGTTGATCAAGAAAAGGCCGAGCGAGATCTATGGTTTCCGAGAGGGGACCGGATCGTTCCTGTTCGATTGGGGCGCTCGAGTGGTCTATGGGTTCTACGTCACCTTGATCGTGATTGGCGCGTTCTTTGGCGGCGCAACGCCCATCATCCTTCTGCGGCTCATCGGACCACAGCCAAGCTTAGGCCTCGACGCGCACGCTTCGGGGATAACCCTGATGGGCATGCTCATCCTGCCCTTCTTGGGCTATATCCTGCCCGCCCTGTACAGATCCTGGATGGGGCTAAGGCGGATCGAGCGCGCAGCCGGACACCCCGGCACCCGGGTCGTTTACTTGTGGGAGTCGTGAGTGGGCCGAAACAGGCGGACCTACAGTATCAGAGCTGACCAAGACATCACCGCATCATCTTCGAGACGGTCGCGCTCTTGGTCAATATTCTGGTCGCCGATCCGCAGGAAGTTGGCAATCTGGCGCGCCTCGGCGTCTCGTGCATCACTTCGGCCCCCATCGCCCTGTCGCGAAAGCAGGTCTCGCTAACGCCAAATGCTCGACAGGCCAGCGCGATACTGACCCCTTTATCGCCACAATCTTCTCGGCCAGCTCGCGGCGTTGAGCTGGTTGGGTGATTTTTTCACAAGAGACTTCATTTGGCTCATCATCGACGCATCCATGCCGACATACTTCGAGCGCCACTTATAGAAGCTTGCGGTGCTGATCCCGTTGTTCGCTGCAATCAATCCCCGGATCGATTGTGAACGCTCCAACCCCGGCAAAGTTCAGGCACGGCCACGCCGATTTCGGCTTGACGAAGCACAGCCATGATCCGCGTTTCGGTGAAACGGCTCATTTTCATTCGAATCTCCTCAGCTCCCGGCTCACGAGAAAGTTCTACTTATGCAGCCCCTTAACCATGGCGAGGATTACCGTTCGGCAATGGAGAGCTTCTTCTCATCGCTCAAGACCGCACGGACGGCCCGGAAGGTTTATTGCATCCGCAACGAACCCCTTGCAGACGTCTTCGATTACATCGAACGCTTCTACAATCCGCGCAGAAGGCATTCGACACTCGGAAACCTCAGCCCCATGGAGTTCGAAGCCCGCGCAATGCTAGCTTAACCTGCCGGCCACGAAACCGGCAGCAGCTCACGAGGACAGTTAGTGAGTTGACATTGCCGACAGAGTTGGAGCGACTGAGACGCGCAGCATCCTTGAGGTTTCAATGTTACCAATCCGCTCCCTGCTCGCCGGGTTTTTGATGTTCCCGAGCATGGCTTGCCCCCAAATGGCAATGGCCGCACCAGACTTCCCGTTAGCTCGGAACGCCGTAGGACCAGATGAGACCCACCTTCTCGATACTTTTGGAGAATGGAAGGTTCACTGCGTTCGCGCTGCCGACAATCAAGATTCTTGCAAAACGTCTACAACGATCTCGTCTCTAGAGAATGGTCTTGAGCTTAATCTAACTGTGACTCCCGTTCTAAGACAGTCAACGAAGGTCAATGCAGATGTTGACCTGCTGGCGTTTGCCAGCATAGTCATCAGCCCCTACTCTAAATCAAATCATTATAATAAGTTCACTGCGGCGATTACTAAGACAGACGCCACCCCTTTTGACGGATACTGGTGTGGATGGAAAGGGGAGGGATGTAGCCGTGGCCCAGATCTTGATTTCGCAGGCAATGCGGCGCTTTTGAGCGCCAAGAACATTACAGTGTCTGTCTATGACGTCGCCCCCCAAATAGCGGCCGACGTACTGGCGATAAGTAGCCACTTCGTCCTAAACCCAATCGTAGACATTGATGTGCCCATGAGTGGGTTTTCTCAGGCGTACGAGCGAGCAAAGGAATTCACAGCTGATACGCATGGCATAGACCTTTTAGGCTTGAACCCGGAAATTCGGGAGTGCGGCTTCGACTTCAAGGGTAATCAAAAAGCTGTGACCTATACCTATGATGAAGACTTTGAGGCCAAAAATATAACATTTCGTGAAGCTCTTCGTGGAGCGCGAGGGAGCGGGGATTGTCCGAGCTATGTTATGCTGGCCAGTCTGACGCCAGACATGACCGCCGCTCAACGCAGCATGTTTTGTTTGGACTATGACAAAGATCAGAAAACTTACGCTGGCATCCAGTTGGGCGTTTCAGACGCATATGGTGTTTGTAAAGCACCGTCCAAAAGCTTTTGTGAACGCGTAAACTCGTCCAAACAAGCTTCCTTGGCGATTGCGGGATTTGTGGGGAGCTCGGTGGGCGGCGCCGTGGGAGCCACGACTGTTACAGGAACTACCGTCGTGGCGCATAGCTCTGGAGCGGCTATATTGACAGGGTCGGGCGGCTACATAGCAGGTACATTAGGCACGATCGGCACGAGCGTTCTTGGTATCGTCACAGCCCCAGCAACTATAGCAGCCGGTGCGGTAACTGTTGTCGCCGTAGGCGGGGCCGTTTACGTGTGCTCGTGAAAGATAGCTCCAAAGCTCCCGCCGGGCCGATGCCCATCGCGTCTTGGCTACGGATGTTTAAAGGCCTCTCTAGCCGCCGTCGCGCTGGTTGCGCTTCCTGCTCTGGCGCCGACGGCAGCCACAAAGGCGCACATAGACGGCTAAATTCCTGATTTATTGGAGCGGCGGCTGACGCATATACTAGAACTCGCGCAGAAACTTGCTTAGCATTTGTGGCAAATTTTAGCATTGCACTCCGTGCGTATGTCGCTCCAGTGAAACAAATCTCACCGTCTGAACGCCTGCTTTCCGCCTGCCGTACGATTTCGACCGAGGAACGTGCTCTCCCAATGCACTAGCAGCGAGCGTCCCCAATGTCCCGCATAGAGGCAAGACCGCCGCTTCAAGCCCATGAGCGACATTCGGCCCCGCCGCAGCGAGGTGGTACGCTTCAAACGTGCAGCGGAACAGCCGGCCCCAAAGCGGACGATCATTCGGCCAAAGCAGATTTAGTCATTCAGCCCCTGGTCAGGCCGAATGAACATCCGCTTCCCGGCGAAATCCATAAACACTTCATGTTGATTGAGAAAATCTCCCCCGAGAAGTCCAGCGGCCTCAAAGTTGGAATCGTCTTCGATGATGAACGCGTGAAAAGAAGCAGATTGCCCGCCAAACGCCGTCTTCACCGGAATGAGACGACAACCTTCCTGCTCGAGGCTTGCATATATACTTTTGCATGGCACGGCCTCTGCGGTGCTCGCAATGCGGTCAGCAACCGCGAAGGAAATGGTCGCTCCGGTATCAAGCACCATGTCCGAGGCTTGGCCCGCGATCTCGGCCTTCAGAAGAAGCCCCTCGCCCGAGTGGCGGAAGGGCACCTCGATCCAACCGGTCTCTTTGTTTGGAAGAAAATCGGACGATGGATCAAAAACCGTCAGCTCTTTGGAAGGATAATCGATCAGGACGCGTTGCCCCTCGAAAAAGCCAAGACCGAGCACCGGCGTTTCCGGAAGCTGGCCATCCTCTTGCACGGTGATCCCCCATGGGGCCAGCTCGACGCCACGGATCTCGCGGAAGGTGAGACCCTGCACAGCGAGCTCATCAATCACAAATCGGGCGTTTTCCTGAACCTTGCCAGCCATATCGCTCGATCGTTGCATTTCACCCGTGAAGCGAACGCTTTCAAGCCGATCCAGAACCTCGCGGCGTAGGTGCAACCCCTCTCCTGACCCGGTATCCAAGGTCAATGCAGAGGGTTCACCCTCGATCTCGAGGCTCACGCTGGGGATCGTATATTCGTCAAAGGTGATCGGCAACACCAGATCGGCCGCTGCCGAAGGAATGACCGTAGAAGCCACCCCGAGCAGGGTGATCGGAACGGCAGTTGAGAGCTTCAAGATTACAATCACGAGTGGATGAGAGGGTATTTCATGGGTTCTGATACCCCAGCGCCGCGCAAATCACGAGACCAGCAACGGGTTTGTTTGCACTCCTAATGTCCGCACCGTCGTATCTATCAAGGCTGGCAGGCGCCGGAGCGAACTCAAAGTTCTATAGCCGCTCTGTTCGCATCGCTGGCTCTGGGCCAAATCGACGTTTCGAGCGCTCATTAGACAGCTGCTGGGCGTAGCGTTTGAGATGTTTTTCAATATAACCCGCATCGCAACTTGGGCATGCGAGTTTAAGGCCCTTTCCTGTCAGAACTGATTGCGGGGTCCCGCAGTTTTCGCACTTTAAACTCGAACTTCTGGTCGGAGTAACACCGCCCTTCCAAGAAAAGTTGAGCTCAGGGTGATGAGCCTCAAAACGCGCGATCTCTTGCCATGAGTAGGCGTTTGAGAAAAATACTGTCTTGAGGTTATGAAGGAGATTGAGCGCCTCCAACGAGCCATCGCGGGTCCTTCCCGCGAAAGCATACTCCTCCAAATTCTCGAGCGAGCTTACGGCAGAAAGGATACTGAGAGTGATGGTCGCAGTGAAGGAAGGCCATAGGGTGAATGACGTGAGGCGCCTGGCAGCTTGAATCCCGTCAAGATCAGTAATCTTACCCGATCCGCAGACCCAAAGCTGTTCGACATTTGGAAAACTTTCCACCCATGTAAAGGAACGTAGTTGGGTGCAATTCCGCAAGAACAAACGCTTTATCTGCGGATATGTCTTAATACTGTCCGGTAGAGCTCTCTGAAGATACCATCCTGAGTAGGTCGGGCCAGGCGCATCTAGACGTCCCTTGCCAGAATGAAACACAGTTGGGTCCGCGCTTTTGAGAGCATCAAAGGTTTGAAAAATCCGACTAGCAATTTCCACTGAATGCCTCCGACGAATCCA
This genomic stretch from Paracoccus aminophilus JCM 7686 harbors:
- a CDS encoding aspartyl protease family protein — translated: MKLSTAVPITLLGVASTVIPSAAADLVLPITFDEYTIPSVSLEIEGEPSALTLDTGSGEGLHLRREVLDRLESVRFTGEMQRSSDMAGKVQENARFVIDELAVQGLTFREIRGVELAPWGITVQEDGQLPETPVLGLGFFEGQRVLIDYPSKELTVFDPSSDFLPNKETGWIEVPFRHSGEGLLLKAEIAGQASDMVLDTGATISFAVADRIASTAEAVPCKSIYASLEQEGCRLIPVKTAFGGQSASFHAFIIEDDSNFEAAGLLGGDFLNQHEVFMDFAGKRMFIRPDQGLND